One Azoarcus sp. DN11 DNA segment encodes these proteins:
- a CDS encoding TRAP transporter small permease yields the protein MHASVVSLDAASAAGLRPVKVCGAGSGEREGEDGPDEDAGVQLEPGSIEHVAHPEALPHGPWGKRLYAASRVSALTGGTVFIALIAMSLVSIVARKLYAAPVPGDFEILQMGAAVASATFFSYCQMVDGHVRVDFFTHWLPLRGRALLDGFAALLMGAVALLVAWRTGVAAVSSYDSGEASVMLGWPGWVAIALIVPGFLLFAATSLYIAGRRFGVVLGGAK from the coding sequence ATGCATGCAAGCGTAGTGAGCCTGGACGCGGCCAGCGCCGCGGGGCTGCGTCCGGTGAAGGTATGCGGCGCCGGAAGCGGGGAGAGGGAGGGCGAGGATGGCCCCGATGAGGATGCCGGCGTCCAGCTCGAACCCGGTTCGATCGAGCACGTCGCGCATCCCGAGGCGCTGCCGCACGGGCCGTGGGGCAAGCGGTTGTACGCGGCGAGCAGGGTGTCTGCGCTGACGGGCGGGACCGTGTTCATCGCGTTGATCGCGATGTCCCTAGTATCCATCGTGGCCCGCAAGCTGTACGCAGCGCCCGTGCCGGGTGACTTCGAGATCCTGCAGATGGGCGCCGCCGTGGCCTCCGCGACCTTTTTCTCCTACTGCCAGATGGTGGATGGGCACGTGCGCGTCGACTTCTTCACGCACTGGCTGCCACTGCGCGGGCGCGCGCTGCTCGACGGCTTCGCGGCGCTGCTGATGGGGGCGGTCGCGCTGCTGGTCGCGTGGCGCACCGGCGTGGCGGCGGTGTCGTCCTACGACTCGGGCGAGGCTTCGGTGATGCTCGGCTGGCCGGGCTGGGTGGCGATCGCCCTGATCGTTCCGGGTTTCCTGTTGTTCGCGGCGACCAGTCTTTACATCGCGGGGCGCCGCTTCGGCGTCGTGCTCGGAGGTGCAAAATGA
- a CDS encoding acyl-CoA dehydrogenase family protein, producing MSDRSYLEWPFFDERHRGMQIELEAWAAAHVGAHPHGDLDDACRALVRQLGVDGWLRYMVGGTAYGGRHDQIDTRAVCLLRETLARHSGLADFALGMQGLGSGAITLHGSDAQKRKYLTEVAAGRAIPAFALSEPDSGSDVAAMACSARRDGNDYVLDGEKTWISNGGIADFYVVFARTGEAPGARGLSAFIVEADVPGFEIAERIDVIAPHPLARLRFSGCRVPAASLLGEPGQGFKVAMQTLDIFRTSVAAAALGFARRALDEGLRRATTRDMFGKKLADFQITQAKLAQMATHVDTAALLTYRAAWMRDQGKNITRAAAMAKMTSTETAQQVIDAAVQLWGGCGVVSDHPVERLYREIRALRIYEGATEVQQLIIARQTLSAWEQEQVA from the coding sequence ATGAGTGATCGGAGCTATCTGGAGTGGCCCTTCTTCGACGAGCGCCACCGCGGCATGCAGATCGAGCTGGAGGCGTGGGCGGCGGCGCACGTCGGCGCCCACCCGCACGGTGATCTCGACGACGCCTGCCGCGCGCTGGTGCGCCAACTCGGCGTCGACGGCTGGCTGCGCTACATGGTCGGCGGCACCGCTTACGGCGGCCGGCATGACCAGATCGACACGCGCGCCGTGTGCCTGCTGCGCGAGACGCTGGCGCGCCACTCGGGGCTCGCCGATTTCGCGCTGGGCATGCAGGGGCTGGGTTCGGGCGCGATCACGCTGCACGGCAGCGACGCGCAGAAGCGCAAGTACCTGACCGAAGTCGCAGCGGGGCGTGCGATCCCGGCCTTCGCGCTGTCCGAGCCGGATTCGGGGTCGGACGTCGCGGCGATGGCGTGCAGCGCGCGCCGCGACGGCAACGACTACGTGCTCGACGGCGAGAAGACCTGGATTTCCAACGGCGGCATCGCCGATTTCTACGTCGTGTTTGCGCGTACCGGCGAGGCGCCGGGCGCGCGCGGCCTGTCGGCCTTCATCGTCGAGGCCGATGTGCCCGGCTTTGAAATCGCCGAGCGCATCGACGTGATCGCGCCGCATCCGCTCGCACGCCTGCGTTTTTCCGGCTGCCGCGTGCCCGCAGCGAGCCTCTTGGGCGAGCCGGGGCAGGGTTTCAAGGTCGCGATGCAGACGCTCGACATCTTCCGCACTTCGGTCGCCGCCGCCGCGCTCGGCTTCGCGCGCCGTGCGCTCGACGAAGGGCTGCGCCGCGCGACCACGCGCGACATGTTCGGCAAGAAGCTCGCCGACTTCCAGATCACCCAGGCCAAGCTCGCGCAGATGGCGACCCACGTCGACACCGCCGCACTGCTCACCTACCGCGCTGCGTGGATGCGCGACCAGGGCAAGAACATCACGCGCGCCGCGGCGATGGCCAAGATGACGTCCACCGAGACCGCGCAGCAGGTCATCGATGCGGCGGTGCAGTTGTGGGGCGGCTGCGGCGTCGTCTCCGACCATCCGGTCGAGCGCCTGTACCGCGAGATCCGCGCGCTGCGCATCTACGAAGGGGCGACCGAGGTGCAGCAGCTCATCATCGCCCGACAGACCCTTTCTGCCTGGGAGCAGGAACAGGTCGCCTGA
- a CDS encoding enoyl-CoA hydratase family protein yields MYKLKAAEWRPEHFKFEVADRVATITLNRPERKNPLTFESYAELRDTFIKLQYADDVRAVVITGAGGNFCSGGDVHDIIGPLTKMDMNGLLAFTRMTGNLVKEMRNCPQPIISAVDGICAGAGAIISMASDLRYATPEAKTAFLFVRVGLAGCDMGACSILPRIIGQGRASELLYTGRSMSAEEGRAWGYYNDIVPAEKVLAKAQELALSLANGPAFAHSMTKKCLHQEWNQTIEQALETEAEAQAICMQTQDFTRAYNAFVNKQVPKFEGD; encoded by the coding sequence ATGTACAAGCTCAAAGCCGCCGAATGGCGTCCGGAACACTTCAAGTTCGAGGTCGCCGACCGCGTCGCGACCATCACGCTGAACCGCCCCGAGCGCAAGAATCCGCTCACCTTCGAGAGCTACGCCGAGCTGCGCGACACCTTCATCAAGCTGCAGTACGCCGACGACGTGCGCGCGGTGGTGATCACCGGCGCGGGCGGCAACTTCTGCTCGGGCGGCGACGTGCATGACATCATCGGGCCGCTGACGAAGATGGACATGAACGGACTGCTCGCCTTCACGCGCATGACCGGCAACTTGGTGAAGGAAATGCGCAACTGCCCGCAGCCCATCATCTCGGCGGTCGACGGCATCTGCGCCGGCGCCGGCGCGATCATCTCGATGGCCTCCGACCTGCGCTACGCGACGCCCGAGGCGAAGACCGCGTTCCTGTTCGTGCGCGTCGGGCTGGCCGGCTGCGACATGGGCGCGTGCAGCATCCTGCCGCGCATCATCGGCCAGGGCCGCGCCTCCGAGCTGCTGTACACCGGTCGCTCGATGAGCGCCGAGGAAGGCCGCGCCTGGGGCTACTACAACGACATCGTGCCCGCCGAGAAGGTGCTGGCGAAAGCGCAGGAGCTGGCGCTGTCGCTCGCCAACGGCCCGGCCTTCGCGCACTCGATGACGAAGAAGTGCCTGCACCAGGAATGGAACCAGACCATCGAGCAGGCGCTCGAGACCGAGGCCGAAGCCCAGGCGATCTGCATGCAGACGCAGGACTTCACGCGCGCCTACAACGCCTTCGTGAACAAGCAGGTGCCGAAGTTCGAGGGTGATTGA
- a CDS encoding benzoate-CoA ligase family protein, whose protein sequence is MIFDNTARYGAMNAADEIIGPPLARGLTDQPAIVGAGRSVTYGELDAMVNRTGNAMKAHGVGRGERVLFLMDDSPEMVAGYLGAMRIGAVAVALNVRLAPRDVRYVIEDSACRLLFVDAEFAHLYQEIVAELADPPQLVVRGAGSRVGGVPLDDFVAGQPDTLASEPAAPEDVAFWVYSSGTTGRPKAVMHTHGCVLIADRMEAEYFGVRPGDRIFATSKMFFGWALGHSMMGGLRCGATVIVAAGWPDPMRMIDVVDTHRPTIFFSTPVMYRNLLREGAGGSEGFRNVRHFLSAGEKLPETLYQSWLEATGKPIIDGIGASETIFLFLVNEGQAQRPGSCGKPVPWAEVRLVDDSGADIVEPGVPGQIAIRTPSQFSGYWKLPEQTAKSLRDGWYFPGDMFSFDADGYWYHNGRADDMLKISGQWVSPSEIEACAMTAPDIAEAVVVGVPQEDGLTRLVLVAVAKDPAASQSRLSTQVQDTLMASLSIYKCPRTVRFVDELPRTATGKIQKFRLRELLKAGRL, encoded by the coding sequence ATGATTTTTGACAACACCGCGCGCTACGGCGCGATGAACGCCGCCGACGAGATCATCGGGCCCCCCCTCGCGCGCGGCCTCACCGACCAGCCCGCGATCGTCGGTGCCGGCCGTTCCGTCACCTACGGCGAACTCGACGCGATGGTCAATCGCACCGGCAACGCGATGAAGGCGCACGGCGTCGGCCGCGGCGAACGCGTGCTCTTCCTGATGGACGATTCGCCCGAGATGGTCGCCGGCTACCTTGGCGCGATGCGCATCGGCGCCGTCGCGGTCGCCCTCAACGTGCGGCTCGCGCCGCGCGACGTGCGCTACGTGATCGAGGACAGCGCCTGCCGCCTGCTCTTCGTCGATGCCGAGTTCGCCCACCTGTACCAGGAGATCGTCGCCGAACTCGCCGACCCGCCGCAGCTCGTCGTGCGCGGCGCCGGCTCCCGCGTCGGTGGTGTGCCGCTCGACGACTTCGTTGCCGGGCAGCCCGACACGCTGGCGTCGGAACCGGCCGCACCCGAGGACGTCGCCTTCTGGGTGTATTCCTCGGGCACGACCGGGCGACCCAAGGCGGTGATGCATACGCACGGCTGCGTGCTGATCGCCGATCGCATGGAGGCGGAGTACTTCGGCGTGCGTCCGGGCGACCGCATCTTCGCCACCTCCAAGATGTTCTTCGGCTGGGCGCTCGGTCATTCCATGATGGGCGGGCTGCGCTGCGGCGCGACGGTCATCGTCGCCGCCGGCTGGCCCGACCCGATGCGCATGATCGACGTGGTCGACACCCATCGCCCGACGATCTTCTTCAGCACGCCGGTGATGTACCGCAACCTGCTGCGCGAAGGGGCGGGCGGGAGCGAGGGCTTCCGCAACGTGCGCCATTTCCTGTCGGCGGGCGAGAAGCTGCCCGAGACGCTGTACCAGTCCTGGCTCGAAGCGACCGGCAAGCCCATCATCGACGGCATCGGCGCCTCAGAGACGATCTTCCTCTTCCTCGTGAACGAAGGCCAAGCGCAGCGCCCCGGCTCCTGTGGCAAGCCGGTGCCGTGGGCCGAAGTGCGCCTGGTCGACGACAGCGGCGCGGACATCGTCGAGCCCGGCGTTCCCGGCCAGATCGCGATCCGCACGCCGTCCCAGTTCAGCGGCTACTGGAAGCTGCCCGAACAGACGGCGAAGTCGCTGCGCGACGGCTGGTATTTCCCGGGCGACATGTTCAGCTTCGATGCCGACGGCTACTGGTACCACAACGGCCGCGCCGACGACATGCTGAAGATCTCCGGCCAGTGGGTGAGCCCGTCCGAGATCGAAGCCTGTGCGATGACCGCGCCGGACATCGCCGAGGCGGTCGTCGTCGGGGTGCCGCAGGAGGACGGCCTCACGCGCCTCGTGCTGGTGGCCGTGGCGAAGGATCCGGCGGCGAGCCAGTCGCGCCTGTCGACGCAAGTGCAGGACACGCTGATGGCGAGCCTGTCGATCTACAAATGTCCGCGCACGGTGCGCTTCGTGGACGAATTGCCGCGCACCGCCACTGGCAAGATCCAGAAGTTCCGCCTGCGTGAGCTGCTCAAGGCGGGGCGGCTTTAA
- a CDS encoding TetR/AcrR family transcriptional regulator, with protein sequence MSSAESVKSVVTDPKLVEERRHQIISAATKLFSEQGYYTTTILQIAREAKVSTGLIYQYFGDKDDILFLTLKNVLDTYEHDIPLQLEGLTHPVERLCRAVWAYCAVVDAQRDATVLAYRSTKSLRADRRVLIKDGETRTNRMIEKSIRACTSGGFMRPVNEYLLGYQIVNFAHAWALKHWAFVDRFSLAEYVEEGLLLLVDPFLTAKGKTAMAKIAKGVESAPRAAE encoded by the coding sequence ATGAGTTCAGCAGAAAGCGTCAAAAGCGTCGTCACCGACCCCAAGCTGGTCGAAGAGCGCCGTCACCAGATCATCAGCGCGGCCACCAAGCTCTTCTCCGAGCAGGGCTACTACACGACGACCATTCTGCAGATCGCCCGCGAAGCCAAGGTCAGCACCGGCCTGATCTACCAGTACTTCGGCGACAAGGACGACATCCTGTTCCTGACGCTGAAGAACGTGCTCGACACCTACGAGCACGACATCCCGCTGCAGCTCGAAGGCCTCACCCACCCGGTCGAGCGCCTGTGCCGCGCGGTGTGGGCGTATTGCGCGGTCGTCGACGCCCAGCGCGACGCGACGGTGCTCGCCTACCGCTCGACCAAATCCCTGCGCGCCGACCGCCGCGTGCTGATCAAGGACGGCGAAACGCGCACCAACCGCATGATCGAAAAGTCGATCCGCGCGTGCACCTCTGGCGGCTTCATGCGGCCGGTGAATGAATATCTGCTCGGCTACCAGATCGTCAATTTCGCCCACGCCTGGGCGCTCAAGCACTGGGCCTTCGTCGACCGCTTCAGCCTCGCGGAATACGTCGAAGAAGGCCTGCTACTCCTCGTCGACCCCTTCCTCACCGCCAAAGGCAAGACCGCGATGGCGAAGATCGCCAAGGGCGTCGAGAGCGCGCCGCGCGCAGCCGAGTGA
- a CDS encoding SDR family NAD(P)-dependent oxidoreductase, whose protein sequence is MAADLSRALAGKHAVITGGGRGIGAAIAAALAAQGASLTLMGRNRVQLEERAATLRTAGQGGIEVHCEAVDVASADSVESAFAAAARALGPIAVLVNNAGQAGSAPFLRTDPALWQQMLDVNLTGTYLATRAALPDMLAAGWGRIINVASTAGEKGYPYVSAYCAAKHGVIGLTRALALELAHKHITVNAVCPGYTDTDIVRDAVANIREKTGRSEAEALAELAKHNPQGRLVRPEEVANAVLWLCLPGSEAITGQAISVSGGEVM, encoded by the coding sequence ATGGCGGCAGATCTGTCTCGTGCGCTCGCAGGCAAACACGCAGTGATCACCGGCGGCGGCCGCGGCATCGGCGCTGCGATCGCCGCGGCGCTGGCAGCCCAGGGTGCGTCGCTCACGCTGATGGGGCGCAACCGCGTGCAGCTCGAGGAGCGTGCCGCAACGTTGCGCACGGCGGGGCAGGGTGGCATCGAGGTGCATTGCGAGGCGGTCGACGTCGCCAGCGCGGATTCGGTCGAGTCGGCTTTTGCCGCCGCTGCGCGCGCGCTCGGACCGATCGCGGTGCTGGTGAACAACGCCGGCCAGGCCGGCAGCGCCCCCTTCCTGCGCACCGACCCCGCGCTGTGGCAGCAGATGCTGGACGTGAATCTCACCGGCACCTATCTCGCGACCCGTGCCGCGCTGCCCGACATGCTCGCCGCCGGTTGGGGCCGCATCATCAACGTCGCCAGCACCGCGGGCGAAAAGGGCTATCCCTACGTTTCCGCGTACTGTGCCGCCAAGCACGGCGTCATCGGCCTGACGCGCGCACTGGCGCTGGAGCTCGCGCACAAGCACATCACCGTGAATGCCGTGTGCCCCGGCTACACCGACACCGACATCGTGCGCGATGCGGTCGCCAACATCCGCGAGAAGACCGGCCGCAGCGAGGCCGAGGCGCTCGCCGAACTGGCGAAACACAACCCGCAGGGCCGGCTGGTGCGTCCCGAAGAAGTCGCCAACGCGGTGCTGTGGCTGTGCCTGCCCGGCTCCGAGGCGATCACCGGCCAGGCGATCTCGGTGTCGGGCGGCGAGGTGATGTGA
- a CDS encoding enoyl-CoA hydratase/isomerase family protein: MISLRIDESIATVTLCRAPVNAINEEWIDQFDRILAELETLRHVNVLRIRSGERLFCAGADLELIDSLFATVAGRAKMIAITRRMQEIYARLERLPQVTVAEINGAAMGGGFELALACDLRVVADSAKVGLPEARLGLLPAAGGTQRMTRICGEAVAKRLILGAEVLSGADAVALGCAHWVAPAAELPAFVDALIARLAALPAKAIAECKRCIEVAAAGGADGYEVELAGSAALLADDQTQQRVRGFLNRQ, translated from the coding sequence ATGATTTCGCTGAGGATTGACGAATCGATCGCCACCGTGACGCTGTGCCGCGCGCCGGTCAATGCGATCAACGAGGAATGGATCGACCAGTTCGACCGCATCCTCGCTGAGCTCGAAACCCTGCGCCACGTGAACGTGCTGCGCATCCGCAGCGGCGAGCGGCTGTTCTGCGCCGGCGCCGACCTCGAACTGATCGATTCGCTCTTCGCCACCGTGGCGGGCCGCGCCAAAATGATCGCGATCACCCGCCGGATGCAGGAAATCTACGCCCGCCTCGAACGCCTGCCGCAGGTCACCGTCGCGGAGATCAACGGCGCCGCGATGGGGGGCGGCTTCGAACTCGCGCTCGCCTGCGACCTGCGTGTCGTCGCCGACAGCGCGAAAGTCGGCCTGCCCGAAGCGCGCCTGGGGCTGCTCCCCGCCGCCGGCGGCACCCAGCGCATGACGCGCATCTGCGGCGAAGCGGTGGCCAAGCGCCTGATCCTCGGCGCCGAAGTCCTCTCCGGCGCGGATGCGGTGGCCCTGGGCTGCGCGCACTGGGTCGCCCCGGCCGCCGAGCTGCCGGCATTCGTCGACGCCCTGATCGCGCGCCTCGCGGCCCTGCCCGCGAAGGCCATCGCCGAGTGCAAGCGCTGCATCGAGGTCGCAGCGGCAGGAGGCGCGGACGGCTACGAGGTGGAACTGGCCGGCAGCGCGGCGCTCCTGGCCGACGACCAGACGCAGCAGCGCGTGCGCGGCTTTCTGAACCGTCAGTAA
- a CDS encoding TRAP transporter substrate-binding protein, translating into MKTRTLLKPLLTAMLLAAAAAQAQSDKVVTLRVHHFLPPTSNAQVKFIEPWCAKIAAESGGRLKCQIYPAMQMGGTPAQLFDQAKDGVADIVWTVPGYQAGRFLVSEAFELPFMGTSGEKSSRALWVYATKNAVAEYKGVRPLVFHVIPGMTLHTTSKQVKTLADLRGMKLRAPTRMATRMLTALGATPVPMPMTMVSDSLDKGVIDGAMMPWEVVPTIKAQEIVKYHSETDPALPLMSTSTFVLAMNPAKYDSLPPELKKVIDANSGPEVSAWAGKVWDEATLTGRQSGIDHKNTFYTVPAAEVQKWQKASESVAADWVKEVSAKGYDGPKLLAEARALLAN; encoded by the coding sequence ATGAAAACCCGAACACTGCTCAAGCCGCTGCTGACGGCGATGCTGCTCGCGGCCGCTGCCGCCCAGGCCCAGTCGGACAAGGTCGTGACGCTGCGCGTGCACCACTTCCTGCCGCCGACCTCGAACGCGCAGGTGAAATTCATCGAACCGTGGTGCGCGAAGATCGCCGCCGAGTCGGGCGGGCGCCTGAAGTGCCAGATCTACCCGGCGATGCAGATGGGCGGCACGCCCGCGCAGCTCTTCGATCAGGCCAAGGACGGCGTCGCCGACATCGTGTGGACGGTGCCCGGCTACCAGGCCGGCCGCTTCCTCGTCTCGGAAGCCTTCGAACTGCCCTTCATGGGCACGTCGGGCGAGAAGTCGAGCCGCGCGCTGTGGGTCTACGCGACGAAGAACGCCGTGGCGGAATACAAGGGTGTGCGCCCGCTGGTGTTCCACGTCATCCCCGGCATGACGCTGCACACGACCAGCAAGCAGGTGAAGACCCTGGCCGACCTCCGCGGCATGAAGCTGCGCGCGCCGACGCGCATGGCGACCCGCATGCTCACGGCGCTGGGCGCCACGCCGGTGCCGATGCCGATGACGATGGTCTCCGACAGCCTCGACAAGGGAGTGATCGACGGCGCGATGATGCCGTGGGAAGTCGTGCCGACGATCAAGGCGCAGGAGATCGTGAAGTACCACAGCGAAACTGATCCCGCGTTGCCGCTGATGTCGACCTCGACCTTCGTGCTGGCGATGAACCCGGCGAAATACGACAGCCTGCCGCCCGAGCTGAAGAAGGTCATCGACGCCAACAGCGGCCCCGAGGTGTCGGCGTGGGCCGGCAAGGTGTGGGACGAGGCGACCCTGACCGGCCGCCAGTCCGGCATCGACCACAAGAACACCTTCTACACCGTGCCCGCCGCCGAAGTGCAGAAGTGGCAGAAGGCGTCCGAATCGGTCGCGGCCGACTGGGTCAAGGAGGTCAGCGCCAAGGGCTACGACGGGCCGAAGCTGTTGGCCGAAGCCCGCGCGCTGCTCGCGAACTGA
- a CDS encoding SDR family NAD(P)-dependent oxidoreductase — protein MNLQGKTAVVTGGASGIGYATAETLARAGAKVVIGDIDAAKGAAAAGQLAEQHLDVDFVRLDVTDIDSIHAFRDEAYRRHGQVDIVANVAGWGKIQPFMENTPDFWRKVIDLNLLGPVAVSHAFLQQMIERGAGKIVTVSSDAGRVGSLGETVYSGAKGGAIAFTKSLAREVARYNINVNCVCPGPTDTPLLRAVPEKHQEAFVKATPMRRLAKPSELADAVLFFASDRASFITGQVISVSGGLTLAG, from the coding sequence ATGAACCTGCAAGGCAAAACGGCCGTCGTCACGGGCGGCGCATCGGGGATCGGGTATGCGACGGCGGAGACGCTGGCGCGGGCGGGCGCGAAGGTCGTGATCGGCGACATCGATGCGGCCAAGGGCGCGGCCGCGGCCGGCCAGCTGGCCGAGCAGCACCTCGACGTCGACTTCGTCCGCCTCGACGTGACCGACATCGACTCCATCCACGCCTTCCGCGACGAAGCCTACCGTCGTCATGGCCAGGTCGACATCGTCGCCAACGTCGCCGGCTGGGGCAAGATCCAGCCCTTCATGGAGAACACGCCCGACTTCTGGCGCAAGGTCATCGACCTCAACCTGCTCGGCCCGGTCGCCGTGTCGCACGCCTTCCTGCAGCAGATGATCGAGCGCGGCGCGGGCAAGATCGTCACCGTGTCCAGCGACGCCGGCCGCGTCGGCAGCCTCGGCGAGACCGTGTATTCGGGCGCCAAGGGCGGCGCGATCGCCTTCACCAAGTCGCTCGCCCGCGAAGTCGCGCGCTACAACATCAACGTCAACTGCGTATGCCCCGGCCCGACCGACACGCCGCTGCTGCGCGCGGTGCCGGAGAAGCACCAGGAAGCCTTCGTCAAGGCCACGCCGATGCGCCGCCTCGCCAAGCCGTCCGAGCTCGCCGACGCCGTGCTGTTCTTCGCCAGCGACCGCGCGAGCTTCATCACCGGCCAGGTGATCAGCGTCAGCGGCGGTCTCACGCTCGCAGGATGA
- a CDS encoding TRAP transporter large permease, with protein sequence MSGIAIGATMFAILLTMLVLRVHIGITMFVVGAGGYLTMMGGELTPFLNMLKNLAYARLSNYDLAVIPMFLLMGQFATHGGLSRALFRCVSSLVGHWRGGVAIASTGACAGFGAICGSSLATAATMGQVALPELKRYNYSGALATGALAAGGTLGILIPPSVPLVIYAVLTQESIGKLFMAAVLPGLIAMLGYMLVIRIIVTLKPEAGPAGPHVPLAEKLRSIVNVMPVALIFLVVIVGIYGGWANPTEAASIGAAACGILAVVTGGMRAEGVRESVLGAAEATAMIFLVLLGADMLNTGLALTQMPVELANWVRGSGLSPLLVLTTILLIYVFLGCVMDAMAMILLTIPIFYPVVMGLEFWGLAPEEKSIWFGILVLMVVEIGLVHPPVGMNIYIINKAAKDVPLTDTFRGVMPFLASDMMRITLLLFFPAISLYLVRIFGG encoded by the coding sequence ATGAGCGGCATTGCGATCGGCGCGACGATGTTCGCGATCCTGCTGACGATGCTGGTGCTGCGCGTGCATATCGGCATCACCATGTTCGTCGTCGGCGCAGGCGGCTACCTGACGATGATGGGCGGCGAGCTCACCCCCTTCCTCAACATGCTGAAGAACCTCGCCTACGCGCGGCTCTCCAACTACGATCTGGCCGTCATCCCGATGTTCCTGCTGATGGGACAGTTCGCGACCCACGGCGGCCTGTCGCGCGCGCTGTTCCGCTGCGTAAGCTCGCTCGTCGGGCACTGGCGCGGCGGCGTCGCAATCGCCTCGACCGGTGCCTGTGCGGGCTTCGGCGCGATCTGCGGCTCCTCGCTCGCGACTGCGGCGACGATGGGCCAGGTCGCGCTGCCGGAATTGAAGCGCTACAACTACTCCGGCGCCTTGGCGACCGGGGCGCTGGCGGCAGGCGGCACGCTCGGCATCCTGATCCCGCCCTCGGTGCCGCTGGTGATCTACGCGGTGCTCACGCAGGAGTCGATCGGCAAGCTCTTCATGGCCGCCGTGCTGCCGGGCCTGATCGCGATGCTCGGCTACATGCTGGTGATCCGCATCATCGTCACGCTCAAGCCCGAGGCCGGTCCCGCCGGCCCGCACGTGCCGCTGGCGGAGAAGCTGCGCTCGATCGTCAACGTCATGCCGGTGGCGCTGATCTTCCTCGTCGTCATCGTCGGCATCTACGGCGGCTGGGCCAACCCCACCGAGGCGGCATCGATCGGCGCCGCGGCCTGCGGCATCCTCGCGGTGGTCACCGGCGGCATGCGCGCGGAAGGCGTCCGCGAAAGCGTGCTCGGGGCGGCCGAGGCCACCGCGATGATCTTCCTCGTGCTGCTCGGCGCCGACATGCTCAACACCGGTCTCGCGCTCACGCAGATGCCGGTCGAACTCGCGAACTGGGTCCGGGGCAGCGGCCTGTCGCCGCTGTTGGTGTTGACGACGATCCTGCTGATCTATGTCTTCCTCGGCTGCGTGATGGACGCGATGGCCATGATCCTGCTGACCATCCCCATCTTCTACCCGGTGGTCATGGGGCTGGAGTTCTGGGGGCTGGCGCCCGAGGAGAAGTCGATCTGGTTCGGCATCCTCGTGTTGATGGTGGTCGAGATCGGCCTCGTGCATCCGCCGGTCGGCATGAACATCTACATCATCAACAAGGCCGCGAAGGACGTGCCGCTTACCGACACCTTCCGCGGGGTGATGCCCTTCCTCGCCTCCGACATGATGCGCATCACGCTGCTGCTGTTCTTCCCCGCCATTTCGCTGTACCTGGTCCGGATCTTCGGCGGCTGA